One window of Hypomesus transpacificus isolate Combined female unplaced genomic scaffold, fHypTra1 scaffold_133, whole genome shotgun sequence genomic DNA carries:
- the surf4 gene encoding surfeit locus protein 4: protein MGQEDLMNTAEDVADQFLRVTKQYLPHLARLCLISTFLEDGIRMWFQWSEQRDYIEATWGCGYFLATSFVLLNLVGQLGGCVLILSRNFVQYACFGLFGIIALQTVAYSILWDLKFLMRNLALGGGLLLLLAESRSEGKSMFAGVPSMGESSPKQYMQLGGRVLLVLMFMTLLHFDPSFFSILQNLVGTALIVLVAVGFKTKLAALTLVLWLLAINVYFNAFWSVPAYKPMHDFLKYDFFQTTSVIGGLLLVVALGPGGVSMDEKKKEW, encoded by the exons tTCCTACGCGTGACCAAGCAGTACCTGCCTCACCTGGCACGCCTGTGTCTCATCAGCACCTTCCTGGAGGACGGCATCAGGATGTGGTTCCAGTGGAGCGAGCAGAGAGACTACATCGAGGCCACCTGGGGCTGCGGTTACTTCCTGGCCACCTCCTTTGTGCTGCTCAACCTTGTTGGACAGctgg GAGGGTGTGTTCTCATCCTCAGTAGAAACTTTGTACAGTACGCCTGCTTTGGACTGTTCGGAATCATAGCTCTACAG ACTGTTGCATACAGCATTTTATGGGATCTTAAATTTCTGATGAG gaaCCTGGCCCTGGGTGGAggtttgctgctgctgctggctgagTCTCGGTCTGAGGGGAAGAGCATGTTCGCGGGGGTTCCCTCCATGGGGGAGAGCTCCCCTAAGCAGTACATGCAGCTGGGAGGCCGTGTGCTGCTGGTGCTCATGTTCATGACCCTGCTGCACTTTGACCCCAGCTTCTTCTCT ATCCTCCAGAACCTGGTGGGCACGGCCCTCATCGTGCTGGTGGCTGTGGGCTTCAAGACCAAGCTGGCCGCCCTCACTCTGGTCCTCTGGCTCCTGGCCATCAACGTCTACTTCAACGCCTTCTGGAGCGTTCCGGCCTACAAGCCCATGCACGACTTCCTGAAGTACGACTTCTTCCAGACCACCTCCGTGATTGGAggcctgctgctggtggtggctcTGGGCCCCGGGGGCGTGTCCATGgacgagaagaagaaggagtggtag